A window of Pectinophora gossypiella chromosome 12, ilPecGoss1.1, whole genome shotgun sequence contains these coding sequences:
- the LOC126371298 gene encoding 8-oxo-dGDP phosphatase NUDT18, with product MSRQVDSNISRLLQGLGLEGDGNDFCDFTIADQNSVAESQGITPTTPSNFKPVLGGNVTYVVACVIINESNEVLMMQEAKESCAGKWYLPAGRMEKGETIVQAAVREVLEETGLECEPKTLLVVETAGGMWYRFVVTGEVVGGELKTPAKADKESLQAKWISNLQEISLRSNDILHLIEKANLYKQNKGKGVWHTDILPAPTPHVKDLLRLIVVIKKRSTNKLHVLLSEKTSIHFPMCEINPAKSVHSTLRRFMVEMFGADVGQHRPLGLLNVEYDPLADGLCLTLLVAFRAPLEEVPLIGKCAWQELNQENEHQLLSIISNKYSTVELHVVR from the coding sequence ATGTCGCGCCAAGTAGACTCAAATATTTCTCGATTATTGCAAGGTTTGGGCCTGGAAGGAGATGGAAATGACTTTTGTGATTTTACCATTGCTGACCAAAACTCCGTAGCTGAGTCTCAAGGCATCACTCCCACGACACCGTCCAACTTCAAACCGGTACTGGGCGGTAACGTCACATACGTCGTCGCCTGTGTAATCATAAACGAGTCTAACGAAGTACTAATGATGCAAGAAGCGAAAGAAAGTTGTGCTGGGAAGTGGTACTTGCCTGCCGGCCGTATGGAGAAAGGTGAAACTATTGTTCAGGCTGCTGTTAGAGAGGTTCTTGAAGAGACAGGCTTGGAATGTGAGCCCAAAACTTTACTTGTCGTAGAGACCGCCGGTGGAATGTGGTACAGGTTCGTTGTGACTGGGGAAGTAGTTGGAGGAGAACTCAAAACTCCAGCAAAAGCAGATAAAGAATCTTTACAAGCTAAATGGATATCAAATTTGCAGGAAATATCATTGAGGTCAAATGACATTTTGCACCTTATAGAGAAGGCAAATTTATACAAACAGAACAAGGGTAAAGGTGTGTGGCACACAGATATTTTGCCAGCACCAACTCCACATGTCAAGGACTTGCTGAGATTGATAGTGGTTATAAAGAAGAGAAGTACAAATAAGTTACATGTATTGTTGAGTGAAAAAACATCTATACATTTTCCTATGTGTGAGATAAATCCAGCCAAAAGTGTACATTCTACTTTAAGAAGATTTATGGTGGAGATGTTTGGAGCCGATGTGGGGCAACATCGCCCACTGGGTCTGTTGAATGTGGAGTATGACCCATTAGCTGATGGACTCTGCTTGACACTGTTGGTGGCATTCCGAGCTCCGCTGGAAGAAGTTCCTCTTATTGGGAAGTGTGCTTGGCAGGAGCTCAATCAGGAAAATGAACACCAATTGCTCTctataatttcaaataaatattcaacagTTGAGCTTCATGTTGTTCGTTGA
- the LOC126371257 gene encoding uncharacterized protein LOC126371257: protein MADSIYTHDFLSEAGIEIKQESPFELGTMSASVPIPQRRADLGDFGTDLDLCLQDNLGGSGSFHNVPNMQYSKLSFDADNSSKMETFKMDDDDIFQVDKADLILGPTLAELNANPDTLLDDLNFDDLLLPEESGYCVQIGGAMSGSRRPATQTSNTLAAESPCSPYSRAQLAFSPSSQHSSASSSFAQPTNQLPDLLLRMDGGYGGEIALGQSVPASTVLPPFSSSIKPQHTLSSSAPTHLTMEQIWQRREPRKHLLSTSSLAEAGSISSLSGGLLSPGTGDYSQDEDEREGETDEDSDRYEDLSSDESNDESIESKQARQAKKERYFWQYNVQAKGPKGQRLVLKKSSEDPHVLNSVTDPVFSPNCSVRGIKHSGKARKGDGNDLTPNARKLYLIGKELDNLSKVINDMIPVSELPFNVRPKTRKEKNKLASRACRLKKKAQHEANKLKLYGLQTEHKRLLNGIHQLKQLLSNRVTNPQSNIDWNSQAKDIFNTATEIKIAGKTSEYVNKVLDKVRQGNNPGLNDIKL from the exons ATGGCGGATTCTATTTACACACATGACTTTCTCTCAGAAGCAGGCATTGAGATAAAACAGGAGTCTCCTTTTGAATTGGGCACTATGTCGGCCTCGGTGCCCATACCGCAGCGCAGGGCCGACCTCGGCGACTTCGGCACAGACTTGGATCTGTGCCTACAGGATAACCTGGGTGGCTCTGGATCCTTCCACAATGTCCCCAATATGCAATACAGCAAACTCTCATTTGATGCtgataattcatctaaaatggAAACATTCAaaatggatgatgatgatatattccAAGTAGACAAAGCTGATTTGATTCTAGGCCCAACACTTGCTGAATTAAATGcaaatcctgacacacttttagATGATCTGAATTTTGATGATTTACTCTTGCCTGAAGAAAGTGGATACTGTGTACAAATTGGTGGAGCAATGAGCGGGTCTCGAAGACCCGCTACACAGACATCAAACACGTTGGCTGCTGAGAGCCCATGTAGTCCATACAGTCGGGCTCAACTTGCCTTTTCACCTTCAAGTCAACATAGTTCAGCGTCTTCAAGCTTTGCTCAACCAACAAATCAGTTGCCAGACTTACTACTGCGCATGGACGGTGGTTATGGTGGTGAGATTGCCTTGGGGCAGTCAGTGCCTGCTTCTACGGTCCTTCCTCCGTTTTCTAGCAGTATAAAACCACAGCATACACTGTCTTCATCTGCACCTACACATCTGACTATGGAACAG ATATGGCAGCGTCGTGAGCCCCGTAAACATCTTTTATCAACAAGCTCCCTGGCAGAAGCTGGCTCAATATCGTCCCTCTCTGGTGGTCTGCTCAGCCCAGGCACCGGGGACTACTCACAAGATGAGGACGAGAGAGAGGGTGAGACAGATGAGGACAGTGACAGATATGAGGATCTCTCTTCTGATG AATCAAATGATGAGTCAATTGAGAGCAAGCAGGCAAGGCAAGCTAAGAAGGAGAGGTACTTCTGGCAGTACAACGTGCAAGCTAAAGGTCCTAAGGGTCAGAGGCTGGTACTGAAGAAGTCCTCGGAAGACCCACATGTGCTGAACTCCGTCACCGACCCGGTCTTCAGTCCCAACTGCAGTGTCAGGGGCATCAAGCATAG TGGTAAAGCAAGGAAGGGCGACGGTAACGACCTGACGCCGAATGCAAGGAAGTTGTACCTTATTGGAAAGGAATTGGACAACTTGAGTAAGGTCATCAATGACATGATACCTGTCAGTGAGCTGCCCTTCAACGTGAGACCCAAGACGAGGAAGGAAAAGAACAAACTCGCTTCCAGGGCGTGCAGGCTAAAGAAAAAAGCGCAGCACGAGGCGAATAAACTCAAGTTGTACGGACTACAAACAGAACACA AACGTCTTCTTAATGGAATTCATCAGTTGAAGCAGTTGCTAAGTAACAGAGTGACCAACCCACAGAGCAATATTGATTGGAATTCGCAGGCTAAGGACATATTCAACACAGCTACAG aaataaaaatagccgGCAAAACGTCAGAGTACGTCAACAAAGTATTGGATAAAGTGAGACAAGGTAACAACCCTGGACTGAACGACATAAAGCTATAA
- the LOC126371336 gene encoding uncharacterized protein LOC126371336 yields the protein MTNFGEIVEPVTRTAWEDWDEVTPERSFPELKWQKDLESPGDIDTIFILEGKYLADCIKMQSSNLELVNTIPEVSLQLYKSRTVNKYICTIKDYNVVLSSEIVELLRQYLIVSVNVIAIQTKPLSDYQAMELSGQDCIIRAVSTTKRIQLNLKYPKLEQPNIVSGVSAGVISLREHLNEAGLALLCYMEHPEEFQIEEMEKLLDKLNISQNSNARPSSVLNSNLYI from the exons ATGACTAATTTTGGAGAAATTGTAGAACCTGTAACTCGCACCGCATGGGAAGACTGGGATGAAGTAACACCTGAGCGCAGTTTTCCTGA aTTAAAATGGCAGAAAGATTTAGAGAGTCCTGGCGATATCGACACAATATTTATATTAGAAGGAAAATACTTAGCCGACTGTATAAAAATGCAATCAAGTAACCTGGAACTTGTGAATACAATTCCAGAAGTAAGTTTGCAGTTATACAAGTCTAGAACCgtcaataaatatatatgtacaaTTAAAGATTACAATGTGGTGTTGAGCAGTGAGATTGTGGAATTATTGAGGCAGTATCTCATTGTAAGCGTAAATGTTATAGCTATACAAACAAAGCCACTGTCGGACTATCAAGCAATGGAGCTCTCTGGACAAGATTGTATTATCAGAGCAGTATCTACAACCAAAAGAATACAACTGAATCTAAAATATCCAAAATTAGAACAACCCAACATTGTATCCGGAGTTTCAGCAGGAG TGATCAGCCTGAGGGAACATCTAAATGAAGCTGGATTGGCTTTATTATGTTACATGGAACACCCAGAAGAATTTCAAATCGAGGAAATGGAAAAACTTTTGGATAAACTGaacatttcacaaaattctaATGCAAGGCCTAGCTCCGTGTTAAATTccaatttgtatatttaa
- the LOC126371373 gene encoding c-Myc-binding protein: MSSYKPIDSKREEFRRYLERAGVMDALTKVLVSLYEEPDKPEDALEYVRKHLGTDGGDDELEAARARIAELEAENALLKGDAAPTEG; this comes from the exons ATGTCTTCGtacaaa CCCATTGACTCAAAAAGGGAAGAATTTCGCCGCTATTTAGAGAGAGCTGGCGTGATGGACGCTCTCACGAAGGTCCTCGTAAGTTTGTATGAAGAGCCAGATAAACCGGAGGATGCTCTGGAGTATGTTCGTAAGCACCTGGGCACTGACGGCGGGGACGATGAGTTAGAAGCAGCGCGCGCCCGCATTGCAGAACTAGAGGCTGAAAACGCGCTTCTTAAAGGAGACGCCGCACCCACAGAGggataa
- the LOC126371241 gene encoding peroxisomal N(1)-acetyl-spermine/spermidine oxidase, with protein sequence MIMGDDNSNSSKKCETNKFDVIIIGGGMAGLAAANHLLKNGIENFVILEARKRIGGRIISIPMKNHKVELGANWIHGVLGNPIFEIAMANNLVNIINIPKPHKVIAATEDGKQVPFGVLHEIHEAYVCFLRRCEEYFLCQYLPPPDIHSVGEHINLEATIYLERLPSSEEKKLRRLIFDCLLKRETCISGCNTMDEIDLLELGSYTELQGGNIMIPTGYSSILEPMTKNIAPEKILLDHPVKKIIWDSDQHDSRNLDDMGEESEDSDQTVIEDVSKATTSEKAVQPSEDASTAEGAQKPKKKHSSYVEVNCENEKTFYAKHVICTIPLGVLKEHVSNLFEPKLPRYKTEAVERLLFGAVDKIFLEYERPFLNPEVTEIMLLWESATTPEDIASSWYKKIYSFTKVTETLLLGWVSGKEAEHMETLSMEVVAATCTNILRKFLNDPFVPEPIKCVCSSWKKQHYTKGSYTAIAVGASQSDIESLAQPLFRNVHDKKPVLLFAGEHTHSSFYSTVHGAYLSGQTAARRLLAPEEPPENILECPGSADLNSWIQGIQLEG encoded by the exons atgattatggGTGACGATAATTCAAATTCTAGTAAAAAATGTGAAACAAATAAATTCGACGTTATAATTATTGGCGGTGGTATGGCCGGACTGGCCGCCGCCAATCATCTCCTGAAAAATGGCATAGAAAACTTTGTAATTTTGGAAGCTAGAAAACGTATTGGTGGCAGAATTATATCTATACCAATGAAGAACCATAAGGTGGAGTTAGGAGCCAACTGGATTCATGGAGTCCTTGGTAATCCTATATTTGAAATTGCTATGGCAAACAAccttgtaaatattataaacataccGAAACCCCACAAGGTTATAGCGGCAACAGAAGATGGTAAGCAAGTGCCTTTTGGAGTCCTGCATGAAATTCATGAAGCTTATGTGTGTTTCCTACGGCGCTGTGAGGAGTACTTCTTGTGTCAGTACCTGCCGCCGCCTGACATACATAGTGTGGGAGAGCACATCAACTTGGAGGCCACTATTTATCTAGAACGATTACCTTCTTCAGAGGAGAAAAAACTTAGACGTTTAATATTCGATTGCTTATTAAAACGTGAAACTTGTATATCTGGCTGCAATACCATGGATGAAATTGATCTTCTTGAATTAGGTAGCTACACAGAATTACAAGGAGGCAACATCATGATACCAACAGGGTATAGCTCTATATTGGAACCAATGACAAAGAATATTGCTCCTGAAAAAATATTACTAGATCACCCTGTGAAAAAGATAATTTGGGACTCTGATCAACATGACTCACGGAATTTAGACGATATGGGTGAAGAATCTGAGGATTCTGATCAAACTGTGATAGAAGATGTTTCAAAAGCAACTACCTCTGAGAAGGCAGTGCAGCCCAGTGAAGATGCTTCTACAGCAGAAGGTGCACAAAAACCAAAGAAAAAACATTCAAGTTATGTGGAAGTAAATTGTGAAAATGAAAAAACTTTTTATGCTAAACATGTGATATGCACAATCCCATTAGGTGTTTTGAAAGAACATGTATCAAATTTATTTGAACCTAAATTGCCTCGGTATAAAACAGAGGCTGTTGAGAGATTATTATTTGGTGCAGTAGATAAAATATTCTTAGAATATGAAAGGCCTTTTCTGAATCCAGAAGTAACAGAGATCATGTTGCTTTGGGAGAGTGCTACTACTCCAGAAGATATAGCCAGTTCATGGTACAAAAAGATTTATTCTTTTACAAAAGTTACAGAGACTCTTTTGTTGGGTTGGGTGTCAGGGAAAGAAGCAGAACACATGGAGACACTGTCAATGGAAGTGGTGGCAGCGACATGCACAAATATTCTGCGTAAATTTCTAAATGACCCCTTTGTCCCAGAACCTATTAAGTGTGTATG TTCCAGCTGGAAGAAACAACATTATACCAAAGGTTCATATACAGCTATAGCAGTGGGTGCTAGTCAGAGCGACATTGAGAGCTTAGCACAACCATTATTCAGAAATGTACATGACAAAAAG CCTGTTTTGCTCTTTGCTGGAGAGCACACTCACAGTAGCTTTTACTCTACGGTACACGGGGCCTATCTGTCAGGCCAGACGGCTGCGCGACGCCTCCTCGCCCCCGAGGAACCACCAGAGAATATACTAGAATGCCCAGGTTCAGCTGATCTCAACTCATGGATACAAGGCATACAGCTAGAAGGgtaa
- the LOC126371212 gene encoding cullin-5, with protein sequence MLRDKGLVTFEDKWPSMRPIVLKLLKQEPVTQTEWQDLFGAVHSVCLWDERGPYKLRDALQQDIMMYIKQAQARVLAQREDQALLKAYIAEWGKFFTQCNYLPTPFRQLENSINNISKVTTSNTSSSQKKNNNNNIDDSLVRKLMLDSWNQSIFVDIKQRLQDSAMKLVQAERNGESFDTQLVIGVRESYVNLCSNSIDKLQIYRDNFEAAYMQATEDFYKLKASEHLLANGVQSYMKYADQRLKEEEARAHRYLEPGSGSVAALNQCCEKVLIGEHLPTLLAESAPLIKAGETEKLQLMFKLLDRVPEGVTPILRDLEAHIVSAGLADMVSSADIITSDSEKYVERLLDLFNRFSTLVKDAFMDDPRFLTARDKAYKCVVNDTTVFKLELPSSALLRGSKGTAPESKCPELLANYCDMLLRKTPLSKRLTTEQIESRLRDVLLVLKYIENKDVFMRYHKAHLTRRLILDSSADSEKEEDMVEWLREVGMPADYVNKLARMFQDIKVSEDLNTQFRGETTRHDAINIKILNAGAWARGSERVTVSLPLELEDYIPEVEEFYKKKHSGRKLQWYHHMSNGTITFANSVGRFDLDVTTFQMAVLFAWNQRPMEKVTYENLRLATELPDPELRRTLWSLVAFPKLKRQLLCYEPVVQNPKDFSENTTFWVNQEFALIKNGKPQRRGKINLIGRLQLSTERSQIEDNHSIVQLRILRTQEAIIKILKMRKRISNTALQSELVEILKNMFLPSKKMIKEQLEWLIEHKYMRRDDDDINTFIYMA encoded by the exons ATGCTAAGG GATAAGGGGCTAGTCACCTTCGAGGATAAATGGCCTTCTATGCGTCCTATCGTATTGAAGTTGCTAAAGCAGGAGCCGGTAACACAAACAGAATGGCAAGATTTGTTTGGGGCTGTGCATTCTGTGTGTTTATGGGACGAGAGGGGGCCTTACAAGCTTCGAGATGCTCTGCAGCAGGATATAATGATGTACATCAAACAAGCGCAGGCTCGTGTGTTAGCACAGCGCGAGGATCAAGCACTACTGAAGGCGTACATCGCTGAATGGGGCAAATTCTTTACTCAGTGCAATTATTTGCCGACTCCTTTCCGTCAACTGGAGAATtctataaataacataagcAAAGTGACAACTTCTAATACGTCCAGTTCTcagaaaaagaataataataacaatatagatGACAGTCTGGTGCGCAAACTTATGTTGGATTCATGGAATCAGAGCATCTTTGTGGATATCAAACAGAGGTTACAGGATTCTGCCATGAAGCTTGTGCAGGCTGAACGTAATGGGGAGTCATTTGATACACAACTTGTTATTGGAGTTCGAGAATCATATG TTAATTTGTGCTCAAATTCAATTGATAAGCTACAAATTTATAGAGATAACTTTGAAGCTGCTTACATGCAGGCTACAGAAGATTTCTATAAGTTAAAAGCAAGTGAACACTTGCTTGCAAATGGGGTGCAGTCTTACATGAAATATGCTGATCAGCGCTTGAAAGAAGAGGAGGCCCGGGCTCATAGGTATTTGGAGCCAGGCAGTGGCAGTGTGGCAGCTCTCAATCAGTGTTGTGAAAAAGTTCTCATAGGAGAACATTTGCCCACTTTGCTTGCAGAAAGTGCACCCTTGATTAAGGCAGGAGAAACTGAGAAACTTCAACTTATGTTTAAACTTCTAGACAGAGTGCCTGAAGGAGTTACTCCCATACTTAGAGATTTAGAAGCTCACATAGTGTCAGCAGGATTAGCTGACATGGTTTCTTCAGCTGACATCATAACATCAGATTCAGAGAAATATGTTGAAAGATTGTTAGATCTTTTTAATAGATTCAGTACTTTAGTTAAAGATGCTTTCATGGATGATCCTCGATTTTTAACAGCTAGGGACAAGGCATATAAATGTGTTGTTAATGACACAACTGTGTTTAAGTTGGAGCTACCCTCTTCAGCTCTGCTCCGTGGCAGCAAAGGCACTGCACCAGAGAGCAAGTGTCCTGAACTTCTTGCTAACTACTGTGATATGTTGTTAAGAAAGACTCCACTTAGTAAGCGCTTAACTACAGAACAGATAGAGTCAAGGCTTAGAGATGTATTGcttgttttaaaatacattgAAAACAAAGATGTGTTTATGCGGTACCATAAAGCACACTTAACAAGAAGGTTGATATTAGATTCTAGTGCAGATTCAGAAAAGGAAGAGGACATGGTTGAATGGCTTCGTGAAGTGGGAATGCCTGCTGATTATGTGAACAAGCTAGCTCGGATGTTCCAAGATATTAAAGTTAGTGAGGATCTAAATACTCAGTTTAGAGGAGAGACAACACGCCATGATGCCATCAATATAAAGATACTGAATGCTGGTGCTTGGGCGCGCGGGTCAGAGAGGGTAACAGTTAGTCTTCCTTTAGAATTAGAAGACTACATTCCAGAAGTTGAGGAGTTTTACAAGAAAAAGCATTCAGGTCGTAAATTGCAATGGTACCATCACATGAGCAATGGAACCATTACTTTTGCTAATTCTGTTGGAAGATTTGATCTGGATGTCACTACTTTTCAAATGGCAGTGTTGTTTGCATGGAATCAAAGGCCCATGGAAAAGGTGACTTATGAGAACTTGAGACTCGCCACTGAACTACCTGATCCAGAATTGAGGAGAACTTTATGGTCGTTGGTTGCTTTCCCAAAACTAAAAAGACAATTGTTATGCTATGAGCCAGTTGTACAGAATCCTAAAGatttttcagaaaatacgacATTCTGGGTAAATCAGGAATTTGCATTAATTAAAAATGGAAAACCACAACGAAGAGGCAAAATTAACTTGATTGGTAGACTTCAATTAAGTACTGAACGCTCACAGATAGAAGACAATCATTCTATTGTTCAGTTGCGAATTTTGCGAACTCAAGAAGCTATCATAAAGATCTTGAAAATGCGGAAACGCATTTCCAACACTGCCCTGCAG AGTGAACTGGTAGAGATATTGAAGAATATGTTCCTGCCATCCAAGAAGATGATAAAGGAGCAGTTGGAGTGGTTGATCGAGCACAAGTATATGCGACGAGATGATGACGACATCAATACTTTTATATACATGGCCTAG
- the LOC126371342 gene encoding ATP synthase subunit O, mitochondrial, translated as MSMMKTNMLVRSLSTSASASQMVKPPVQVFGLEGRYASALYSAASKSKALDTVEKELTQFQQSIKSDAKLKEFIINPTLKRNLKAEALKHLATKTSMSATTSNLLGILAENGRLNKLEAVINAYKIMMSAHRGEVTCEVITATPLDAEQKKSLEAALKKFLKGNEQLQLTATVDPSIIGGMVVSIGDKFVDMSVASKVKKYTELISASA; from the exons atgTCTATGATGAAGACGAATATGCTG GTGCGTTCCTTGAGCACGTCTGCCTCTGCCTCTCAGATGGTCAAACCCCCTGTACAAGTTTTTGGTTTGGAAGGTAGATATGCGTCTGCCTTGTATTCGGCAGCTTCCAAGAGCAAAGCTTTGGATACCGTTGAGAAGGAATTGACGCAGTTCCAGCAGTCCATTAAATCTGATGCTAAACTGAAAGAATTCATCATCAACCCTACCCTGAAGAGGAACCTTAAAGCTGAAGCTCTTAAACATCTGGCTACCAAG ACTAGCATGTCAGCCACAACAAGCAACCTATTGGGAATCTTGGCTGAGAATGGTCGTTTAAACAAATTGGAGGCTGTAATCAATGCTTACAAGATTATGATGTCTGCTCACCGTGGGGAGGTCACCTGTGAAGTTATCACTGCTACTCCCTTGGATGCTGAACAGAAGAAAAGCTTGGAAGCTGCTCTCAAG aaattCTTAAAAGGCAATGAGCAACTGCAACTGACAGCCACTGTGGATCCTTCCATTATTGGAGGCATGGTTGTATCTATTGGTGACAAGTTTGTGGACATGAGTGTGGCCAGCAAAGTGAAGAAGTACACTGAGCTCATCAGTGCCTCTGCATAA
- the LOC126371249 gene encoding T-complex protein 1 subunit theta produces the protein MALHVPKAPGVPSMLKDGARMFSGLEEAVYRNINACKQFAQSVRSAYGPNGMNKMIINHIDKQFITSDAGTIIRELDVEHPAAKLMVLASQMQDSEVGDGTNFVIVISGALLEAAEELLRLGVTTSEIAEGYEKALDKCLEILPELVCQEIKDYKNVEAVTRGIIPSIMSKQYGNEEFIASLVAKACIAILPEKTTFNVDNVRICKILGAGLLQSEVLSGMVFKREVEGDVSSASKAKVAVYSCPIDITQTETKGTVLIKTADELLNFSKGEESLLEKQIKDIADTGVKVIVAGAKFGDMALHYLNKFGIMSVRIPSKFDLRRLAKTVNATVLPRLTTPTADELGYCDQVLVEELGDTRVVVFRMENTESRIATIVIRGSTDNYMDDIERAIDDGVNTFKGIARDGRFLPGAGATETELAQRLLQYADTLPGLEQYAVRKFAVALESIPRALADNSGANATTVVNNIYKAHKEGNKNVGYDIDSEENGVVDANKKGVLDLYVLKYWGLKYAVGAATTILKVDQIIMAKRAGGPKPPKQNVGSDDES, from the exons ATGGCTTTACACGTGCCTAAAGCTCCGGGGGTACCCTCAATGCTGAAAGATGGAGCACGG ATGTTCTCGGGTTTGGAAGAAGCCGTATACAGGAATATAAACGCATGCAAGCAGTTTGCACAAAGCGTGCGCTCCGCTTACGGCCCTAATGGCATGAACAAAATGATCATCAACCACATTGACAAGCAGTTTATAACCAGTGATGCTGGCACCATCATCAGAGAGCTAGATGTGGAGCACCCGGCTGCGAAACTGATGGTCCTTGCCAGCCAAATGCAAGATTCTGAAGTTGGTGATGGCACCAACTTTGTTATTGTCATATCAGGTGCACTCTTGGAAGCTGCTGAAGAACTTCTCCGTCTCGGTGTTACTACTAGTGAAATTGCTGAAGGATACGAAAAAGCCCTGGATAAATGTCTAGAAATCCTGCCAGAACTTGTATGCCAGGAAATTAAGGACTACAAAAATGTTGAGGCAGTTACAAGGGGTATCATACCATCAATTATGTCCAAACAGTATGGAAATGAAGAGTTTATTGCCAGTCTTGTAGCTAAAGCCTGTATTGCAATCCTACCTGAAAAAACCACATTCAATGTTGACAATGTCAGAATTTGCAAG ATTCTAGGAGCTGGTCTTCTTCAATCTGAGGTACTCTCCGGCATGGTGTTCAAACGTGAAGTTGAAGGCGACGTCTCATCTGCTTCTAAAGCTAAAGTAGCTGTGTACTCTTGCCCAATTGACATCACCCAAACAGAGACCAAGGGAACAGTCCTTATTAAGACTGCTGATGAACTGCTGAACTTCAGCAAAGGTGAAGAATCCCtactggagaagcagatcaagGATATTGCTGACACTGGAGTGAAAGTCATTGTAGCTGGTGCTAAGTTTGGAGACATGGCCCTACATTACCTGAACAAATTTGGAATTATGAGTGTCCGTATCCCATCCAAATTCGATCTTCGTCGCCTTGCAAAGACTGTCAATGCCACA GTACTCCCAAGACTAACTACCCCTACAGCAGATGAGCTTGGATATTGTGATCAGGTACTTGTTGAGGAACTGGGAGATACAAGAGTTGTGGTGTTCCGCATGGAGAACACCGAGTCACGCATCGCCACAATTGTCATCCGTGGCTCTACAGATAACTACATGGATGATATTGAAAGGGCCATTGATGATGGTGTCAATACATTCAAGGGCATTGCTAGAGATGGACG ATTCCTCCCTGGTGCCGGCGCCACAGAGACAGAGCTTGCGCAGCGTCTTCTTCAGTATGCAGACACACTGCCTGGACTAGAACAGTACGCCGTGAGGAAGTTCGCCGTCGCATTGGAGAGTATACCTCGGGCTCTCGCTGACAACTCCGGCGCTAACGCCACTACAGTTGTTAACAACATTTACAAGGCTCACAAG GAGGGTAACAAGAATGTAGGCTATGACATTGATTCTGAAGAAAATGGTGTTGTAGATGCTAACAAAAAAGGTGTTTTGGACTTGTATGTACTGAAGTACTGGGGCTTGAAATACGCTGTCGGTGCCGCCACGACCATCCTAAAGGTTGACCAAATCATCATGGCGAAAAGAGCAGGCGGTCCTAAACCTCCTAAACAAAACGTCGGAAGTGATGACGAGTCTTAA